In one Mycobacteroides chelonae genomic region, the following are encoded:
- a CDS encoding UDP-N-acetylmuramoyl-L-alanyl-D-glutamate--2,6-diaminopimelate ligase, protein MAASGTHRFLPSTRPQPVSDLASLISAELRGPSAATVTGVTLRAQDARAGDLFAALPGSSAHGAQFASEAIAAGATAVLTDAAGAQLLAGQSPDFSDIAVLVHPIPRAVLGALAAKVYGEPSRQLEVVGVTGTSGKTTTTYLVEAGLRAAGKRVGLIGTVGVRIDGEDVPSALTTPEAPALQELLAEMVQRGVDTVVMEVSSHALALNRVDGTRFAVGAFTNLSRDHLDFHPSMEDYFATKARLFQRDSPQRAQRSVICVDDDAGRAMAELARAAGPGTVTVSSGAGAVADWTCSDVAGGPDGGQRFTANGPAGSVELGIALPGHYNVANCLVAIAILELLGIAAVTAAPGIAIAGVPGRMESVVAGQPFLAVVDYAHKPGALRAVLESLRSHRDGRLGVVFGAGGNRDRGKRADMGQVAAELADLVVVTDDNPRDEEPSAIRAEIVSGTTGSDAEVIEIGDRRAAIGFAARWAHPGDTVLIAGKGHESGQRVGAVSVPFDDRVELRVALEGLESSKGLGSLND, encoded by the coding sequence GTGGCGGCATCCGGAACCCACCGGTTCCTTCCCTCAACGCGCCCGCAGCCGGTCTCCGACCTCGCCTCATTGATCTCGGCGGAACTGCGTGGGCCCAGTGCCGCGACCGTCACCGGCGTCACGCTGCGAGCCCAGGACGCGCGGGCGGGTGACCTCTTCGCGGCGCTGCCCGGTAGTAGCGCCCATGGCGCACAGTTCGCGTCCGAGGCGATCGCTGCGGGAGCTACCGCCGTGCTGACGGACGCCGCCGGGGCGCAGCTGCTGGCCGGGCAGAGCCCGGATTTCTCGGATATCGCGGTATTGGTCCATCCGATTCCGCGCGCGGTCCTCGGTGCGCTTGCGGCGAAGGTCTACGGGGAGCCTTCCCGCCAGCTGGAGGTGGTCGGTGTCACCGGAACCTCCGGGAAGACCACAACCACCTATCTGGTCGAGGCAGGGCTACGGGCGGCGGGCAAGCGGGTCGGTCTCATCGGCACAGTCGGGGTACGCATCGACGGCGAGGATGTCCCCAGCGCCCTGACCACACCCGAGGCGCCCGCTCTGCAGGAGTTGTTGGCCGAGATGGTGCAGCGTGGCGTGGACACCGTGGTCATGGAGGTTTCCAGTCATGCGCTGGCCCTCAACCGTGTGGACGGTACGCGTTTCGCGGTGGGGGCGTTCACGAATCTTTCGCGAGACCACCTGGACTTTCATCCCAGTATGGAGGATTACTTCGCGACGAAGGCTCGGCTGTTCCAGCGTGATTCGCCGCAGCGGGCGCAGCGCTCGGTCATTTGTGTCGATGATGACGCCGGGCGTGCCATGGCCGAACTGGCGCGCGCGGCGGGTCCCGGCACCGTCACGGTGAGCTCGGGCGCCGGTGCCGTCGCGGACTGGACCTGCTCGGACGTGGCGGGCGGCCCCGACGGCGGTCAGCGGTTTACCGCGAATGGTCCGGCCGGCAGCGTTGAGCTCGGTATCGCATTGCCGGGTCACTACAATGTGGCCAATTGTCTTGTGGCCATTGCGATCTTGGAATTGCTCGGGATCGCAGCGGTGACTGCGGCGCCGGGGATCGCGATCGCCGGTGTGCCCGGACGTATGGAGTCGGTGGTCGCAGGCCAGCCGTTTCTCGCCGTTGTCGACTATGCCCACAAACCGGGCGCCCTGCGCGCCGTCCTGGAGAGTCTGCGCAGCCATCGAGACGGACGGCTGGGGGTGGTGTTCGGCGCGGGCGGTAACCGCGATCGTGGCAAGCGTGCCGATATGGGGCAGGTGGCAGCCGAGCTGGCCGATCTCGTGGTGGTTACCGATGACAACCCACGCGATGAGGAACCATCCGCGATTCGCGCGGAAATCGTCTCCGGCACAACTGGTTCAGATGCCGAGGTGATCGAGATCGGCGACCGGCGTGCTGCTATCGGCTTCGCCGCACGGTGGGCGCACCCGGGGGACACCGTCCTGATCGCGGGCAAGGGGCACGAGAGCGGGCAGCGCGTCGGCGCGGTTTCGGTCCCGTTTGATGATCGAGTGGAGCTTCGTGTCGCGCTGGAAGGGCTGGAAAGCTCGAAAGGACTCGGGAGTCTGAATGATTGA
- a CDS encoding UDP-N-acetylmuramoyl-tripeptide--D-alanyl-D-alanine ligase produces MIEMTVAEIAEIVGGRLDGISAEEALHTTVTGTVEFDSRQVGPGGLFLALPGARVDGHDHAEGAIAAGAVVVLAARPVGVPAIVVPPTGIARTEVSALEHDSDGSGAAVLAATAALAAEVARRLSGRGLRIVGVTGSSGKTSTKDLIAAVLEPLGEVVAPPGSFNNELGHPWTVLRATDSARFLVLELSARRPGNIADLAAIAPPSIGVVLNVGTAHLGEFGSRQAIADTKGELPQSLSSDGVAVLNADDSAVAAMAAKTRARVVRTSAHGSADIWATDVSVDGLARARFTLHAGDEAVPVQLAVHGEHQVSNALAAAAVARECGATLAQVAEALAGAGPVSRRRMEVSTRDDGVTVINDAYNANPDSMMAGLKALVSMARHGAQPRRSWAVLGEMAELGPDAISEHDRIGRAAVRLDVSRLVVVGTGRSQRAMHAGAVMEGSWGSEAVLVDDPAAAATLLAGELAAGDVVLVKASRSAGLWVVADGLLKVGDA; encoded by the coding sequence ATGATTGAGATGACTGTCGCCGAGATCGCGGAGATCGTCGGTGGACGTCTCGACGGAATCAGTGCCGAGGAAGCCCTGCATACCACCGTCACGGGCACCGTCGAATTCGATTCACGCCAGGTGGGACCCGGTGGACTGTTCTTGGCGCTGCCGGGTGCCCGGGTTGATGGTCACGATCATGCCGAGGGTGCGATCGCGGCGGGTGCCGTGGTCGTGCTGGCCGCCAGGCCGGTGGGTGTGCCCGCCATCGTGGTGCCGCCGACTGGCATAGCGCGTACCGAAGTATCTGCGCTGGAACATGATTCGGATGGGTCGGGTGCCGCGGTGCTGGCCGCCACCGCAGCGCTGGCGGCCGAGGTGGCCCGCCGGCTCTCGGGGCGGGGGCTGCGCATCGTGGGCGTCACCGGCTCGTCTGGCAAGACGTCGACAAAAGATCTCATCGCCGCGGTGCTCGAGCCGCTCGGTGAGGTGGTGGCGCCACCCGGATCCTTCAACAACGAGCTCGGTCATCCCTGGACCGTGCTGCGTGCGACGGATTCGGCCAGGTTTCTGGTGCTGGAGCTGTCGGCTCGACGCCCCGGAAACATCGCGGACCTGGCCGCCATCGCGCCGCCGTCAATCGGTGTGGTGCTCAACGTCGGTACGGCGCACCTGGGTGAGTTCGGTTCGCGACAGGCCATTGCCGACACCAAGGGTGAACTGCCGCAATCACTTTCCAGTGATGGCGTGGCGGTGCTGAATGCTGACGACTCGGCGGTGGCCGCCATGGCCGCCAAGACCCGGGCCCGGGTGGTCCGCACCAGCGCGCACGGCAGCGCCGATATCTGGGCGACAGACGTGAGCGTCGACGGCCTGGCGCGGGCTCGCTTCACCCTGCATGCCGGTGACGAGGCCGTACCGGTTCAATTGGCTGTCCACGGCGAGCATCAGGTGAGCAACGCACTCGCGGCCGCCGCGGTCGCGCGGGAATGCGGCGCCACGCTGGCACAGGTTGCCGAAGCGCTCGCCGGGGCTGGTCCGGTCTCGCGGCGCCGCATGGAGGTCAGCACCCGAGATGACGGGGTGACGGTCATCAACGACGCGTACAACGCCAACCCGGATTCGATGATGGCCGGGCTCAAGGCCCTGGTGTCGATGGCTCGTCACGGTGCGCAGCCCCGTCGCAGCTGGGCGGTGCTGGGCGAGATGGCCGAGCTGGGGCCCGATGCGATATCCGAGCATGACCGCATCGGACGGGCCGCCGTGCGCTTAGATGTCAGTCGATTGGTAGTCGTCGGAACCGGGAGGTCGCAGCGGGCAATGCATGCGGGTGCAGTGATGGAGGGGTCGTGGGGGTCCGAGGCGGTGCTGGTGGACGATCCTGCGGCAGCCGCCACACTGCTGGCCGGCGAGCTGGCGGCCGGTGACGTGGTGCTGGTCAAGGCATCGCGGTCGGCCGGGCTGTGGGTCGTGGCCGATGGGCTGCTGAAGGTGGGTGACGCATGA
- the mraY gene encoding phospho-N-acetylmuramoyl-pentapeptide-transferase — protein MRQIIIAAGIAILVSIMLTPVLIRVFSRQGFGQEIRDDGPQHHQKKRGTPSMGGVAILAGMWAGYFGSHLIGIAFGSDGPSASGLLVLALATMLGGVGFIDDFIKIRKARNLGLNKTSKTVGQILSALVFGVLVLQFRNTDGLTPGSAQLSYVREIATVAMPAVIFVLFCVILVMSWSNAVNFTDGLDGLAGGCMAMVTGAYVIVTFWQYRNACSTHPGVACYNVRDPLDLAVIAAATAGACIGFLWWNAAPAKIFMGDTGSLALGGIIAGLSVTTRTELLAVVLGALFVAEIVSVVLQIAAFRTTGRRVFRMAPFHHHFELLGWAETTVIIRFWLLTAIACGLGLALFYGEWLATIGD, from the coding sequence ATGAGGCAGATCATCATCGCGGCCGGGATCGCGATCCTGGTGTCCATCATGCTGACCCCGGTGCTTATCCGGGTGTTCTCGCGGCAGGGCTTCGGTCAGGAGATCCGGGACGACGGACCGCAACATCATCAGAAGAAGCGTGGCACTCCCTCGATGGGCGGCGTCGCGATCCTGGCGGGTATGTGGGCCGGGTACTTCGGATCTCATCTGATCGGTATTGCGTTCGGATCCGATGGCCCCTCGGCCTCTGGGCTGTTGGTGCTTGCGCTGGCCACCATGCTCGGTGGTGTCGGTTTCATCGACGACTTCATCAAGATTCGCAAGGCGCGCAATCTCGGCCTCAACAAGACCTCCAAGACGGTCGGTCAGATCCTGTCGGCCTTGGTGTTCGGCGTGCTGGTGCTGCAGTTCCGCAATACGGACGGGTTGACGCCCGGTAGTGCGCAGCTGTCCTACGTGCGTGAGATCGCCACCGTGGCGATGCCCGCCGTGATCTTCGTGCTCTTCTGCGTGATCCTGGTGATGTCGTGGTCGAACGCGGTCAATTTCACCGACGGACTGGATGGGCTGGCCGGCGGATGCATGGCCATGGTGACCGGCGCCTATGTCATCGTGACCTTCTGGCAGTACCGCAACGCCTGCTCCACGCATCCCGGTGTGGCGTGCTACAACGTGCGCGACCCGCTGGACCTTGCGGTGATCGCCGCGGCGACGGCGGGTGCATGTATCGGGTTCCTGTGGTGGAACGCCGCACCCGCCAAGATTTTCATGGGGGACACCGGATCGCTGGCTCTTGGCGGCATCATCGCCGGCCTGTCGGTGACCACCCGAACCGAGCTGCTCGCGGTGGTGCTGGGAGCACTGTTCGTCGCCGAGATCGTGTCGGTGGTCCTGCAGATCGCCGCGTTCCGCACCACCGGCCGCAGGGTGTTCCGGATGGCGCCGTTCCACCATCATTTCGAGCTATTGGGTTGGGCGGAAACGACAGTCATCATCCGGTTCTGGCTGTTGACCGCGATTGCCTGCGGCCTCGGTCTGGCGTTGTTCTACGGCGAGTGGCTCGCCACGATCGGTGACTAA
- the murD gene encoding UDP-N-acetylmuramoyl-L-alanine--D-glutamate ligase, which translates to MTVSEMAELPSRARVLVCGARVTGDAVVAALTGLADLDLRITVCDDNEDALRRHRDAGRGALTTAEAQHHMADQDLVIVSPGFGPSSPIVLAAVHAGLPIWGDVELAWRLDVSGRFGPPKRWLVVTGTNGKTTTTAMVHDMLTAAGRTSALCGNIGDPVLNVLDRDVDYLAVELSSFQLHWAPSVRPAAGVVLNVAEDHLDWHGGMDAYTRDKARVLDGEVAVVGLDDGVAAGLLSGAAAPIKAGFRTGEPGAGELGVRDGLLVDRAFGPDVPLIEVAKLPVAGPIGVLNALAAAALARAVGTPAEAVARALEAFQVGRHRAELVAQRHDVAYVDDSKATNPHAAAASIAAYRRVIWIAGGLLKGAAVDDLVRECADRLGAVVLIGTDRGVIAEALARHAPDVPVVAVVTREDAGVQEANVVYVTDEADGGGADLGTRVMAAAVRHASAVARPGDTVLLAPAGASFDQFSGYSERGDRFAAAVRALTG; encoded by the coding sequence ATGACCGTTTCCGAGATGGCCGAACTGCCCAGCCGAGCAAGGGTTCTGGTTTGCGGCGCGCGCGTCACAGGCGATGCTGTCGTCGCGGCGTTGACGGGACTGGCCGACCTCGACCTGCGTATTACCGTCTGCGACGACAATGAGGACGCTCTGCGGCGTCATCGCGATGCGGGGCGCGGGGCGCTCACCACCGCCGAGGCGCAGCACCACATGGCCGATCAGGATCTGGTGATCGTCAGTCCCGGCTTCGGTCCTTCCTCGCCGATCGTGCTGGCCGCGGTGCATGCCGGGCTGCCCATCTGGGGTGATGTCGAATTGGCATGGCGTCTGGATGTTTCCGGCCGGTTTGGGCCGCCCAAGCGATGGCTGGTGGTGACCGGAACCAACGGAAAGACCACCACCACCGCCATGGTCCACGACATGCTGACGGCCGCGGGCCGCACCAGTGCGCTGTGCGGGAACATCGGCGACCCGGTGCTGAACGTGCTGGATCGCGATGTCGACTACCTGGCTGTCGAGCTGTCGAGCTTCCAGCTGCACTGGGCGCCCTCGGTGCGGCCCGCGGCCGGCGTGGTGCTCAACGTGGCCGAGGACCACCTGGACTGGCATGGGGGAATGGACGCCTACACCCGGGACAAGGCGCGAGTGCTCGACGGCGAGGTCGCCGTCGTCGGTCTCGATGACGGGGTGGCGGCCGGACTGCTTTCCGGCGCGGCGGCACCGATCAAGGCCGGGTTCCGCACCGGTGAACCCGGGGCCGGGGAGCTCGGAGTGCGTGACGGCCTGCTGGTGGACCGGGCGTTCGGGCCGGATGTACCCCTGATCGAGGTGGCCAAGCTTCCGGTCGCGGGCCCGATCGGTGTGCTCAACGCGCTGGCTGCCGCCGCGCTGGCGCGTGCGGTGGGTACGCCCGCGGAGGCTGTCGCGCGGGCGCTGGAGGCCTTCCAGGTGGGGCGGCACCGTGCCGAGCTGGTGGCGCAGCGCCACGATGTTGCTTACGTGGACGACTCGAAGGCCACCAATCCGCACGCGGCCGCGGCGTCCATCGCGGCCTATCGGCGCGTCATCTGGATTGCCGGGGGGTTGCTCAAGGGAGCGGCGGTCGATGATCTGGTGCGCGAATGTGCCGACAGGCTCGGTGCGGTTGTGCTGATCGGCACCGATCGGGGTGTGATTGCTGAGGCTTTGGCGCGACACGCGCCGGATGTACCCGTTGTTGCGGTTGTGACGCGCGAGGATGCTGGGGTGCAAGAGGCAAATGTGGTCTATGTGACTGATGAGGCGGATGGGGGTGGCGCTGATCTGGGTACCCGGGTCATGGCCGCGGCTGTCCGGCACGCCAGCGCTGTGGCCCGGCCTGGCGACACCGTGCTGCTGGCTCCGGCCGGCGCATCCTTCGACCAATTCAGCGGGTACTCCGAGCGTGGCGATCGATTCGCCGCGGCGGTGCGCGCACTTACCGGTTAG
- the ftsW gene encoding putative lipid II flippase FtsW, with product MSTLTAPFTRFFRSEDRAAAKTAAKPAKKSSDAKAAGLVARTRLGAWLNRPMTSFHLIIATAALLTTLGLIMVLSASGVESYDVDGSAWAVFGKQVLWVCVGLVGFYIALRTPIRVMRKYSFPAFVFTIVLITLVLVPGIGTYSNGSRGWFVYGGMSMQPSELTKIAFAIWGAHLLASRRMEKASLREMLVPLVPAALIALVLIVIQPDLGQTVSMSIILLALLWYAGLPLKVFLSSVIAAVLAAAILAVSAGYRSDRVKAWLDPSADPQATGYQSRQARFALAQGGFFGQGLGQGSAKWHYLPNAHNDFIFAIIGEELGFVGCMGVLALFGVFAYTAMRIAKRSADPFLRMLTATAGMWVIGQSFINIGYVIGLLPVTGIQLPLISSGGTATATALFMIGLIANAARHEPEAVAALRAGSGDRMNRLLRLPAPEPYVAPRIDTARDRLRAKSAGRGAETADRRPERTWQQDSAQGGKRKPRARTDSDAGHHRQVQQVRRASGTRASGRSREQSRAGSSRARSHR from the coding sequence GTGTCGACCCTGACCGCTCCGTTCACCAGGTTTTTCCGCTCCGAGGACCGCGCCGCGGCGAAGACGGCGGCCAAGCCCGCCAAGAAATCGTCCGACGCGAAGGCCGCTGGGTTGGTGGCCCGGACTCGTTTGGGTGCCTGGCTGAACCGGCCGATGACGTCGTTTCACCTGATCATCGCGACGGCCGCGCTGTTGACCACACTCGGCCTCATCATGGTGTTGTCCGCATCCGGCGTTGAGTCCTATGACGTGGACGGGTCTGCGTGGGCGGTGTTCGGCAAGCAGGTGCTCTGGGTCTGCGTGGGTCTGGTCGGTTTCTACATCGCGCTGCGCACGCCGATCCGGGTGATGCGCAAGTACTCGTTCCCGGCATTCGTCTTCACCATCGTCTTGATCACCTTGGTGCTGGTGCCCGGAATCGGCACGTACTCCAACGGTTCTCGTGGCTGGTTCGTCTACGGTGGCATGTCCATGCAACCTTCGGAGCTCACCAAGATCGCCTTCGCGATCTGGGGTGCGCACCTGTTGGCTTCGCGCCGCATGGAGAAGGCCTCGCTGCGCGAGATGCTGGTTCCGTTGGTGCCGGCCGCGCTCATCGCCCTCGTGCTGATCGTCATTCAGCCCGACCTGGGGCAGACGGTCTCCATGAGCATCATCTTGCTGGCGCTGCTCTGGTATGCCGGGCTGCCGCTGAAGGTGTTCCTCAGTTCGGTGATCGCCGCCGTACTGGCCGCGGCCATCCTTGCCGTCTCTGCCGGGTACCGCTCTGATCGGGTCAAGGCGTGGCTGGATCCGTCGGCGGACCCGCAGGCCACCGGTTATCAGTCGCGTCAGGCTCGATTCGCGCTGGCCCAGGGCGGTTTCTTCGGCCAGGGTCTGGGGCAGGGGTCGGCGAAATGGCACTACCTGCCCAACGCCCACAACGACTTCATCTTCGCGATCATCGGCGAGGAACTCGGATTTGTCGGCTGCATGGGGGTGCTGGCGCTGTTCGGTGTCTTTGCGTACACCGCCATGCGCATCGCCAAACGCAGTGCCGATCCGTTCCTGCGGATGCTGACCGCCACCGCCGGTATGTGGGTCATCGGTCAGTCCTTCATCAACATCGGATACGTGATCGGCCTACTGCCGGTGACCGGCATCCAGCTGCCGCTGATTTCTTCGGGTGGTACTGCCACGGCCACAGCCCTTTTCATGATCGGTCTGATCGCCAACGCGGCGCGCCACGAACCCGAAGCTGTCGCCGCACTGCGTGCGGGTTCGGGTGACCGGATGAACAGGCTGCTGCGGCTCCCGGCGCCGGAGCCGTATGTGGCGCCGCGCATCGACACCGCACGCGATCGACTGCGCGCCAAGTCGGCCGGACGAGGCGCCGAGACTGCCGATCGGCGGCCCGAGCGCACCTGGCAGCAAGACTCCGCGCAGGGGGGCAAGCGCAAGCCACGTGCACGTACCGACAGCGACGCAGGGCATCATAGGCAGGTACAGCAGGTGCGCAGGGCCTCGGGCACGCGCGCGAGCGGCCGGTCCCGTGAGCAATCCCGGGCCGGGAGTTCACGGGCCCGAAGCCATCGATAG
- the murG gene encoding undecaprenyldiphospho-muramoylpentapeptide beta-N-acetylglucosaminyltransferase, with the protein MSDELRPLSVVLAGGGTAGHVEPAMAVADALREIDPSVRITALGTERGLETRLVPDRGYDLELIVPVPLPRRLTGDLVRLPLRVRRAVRQTRAVFDNVGADVVIGFGGYVALPAYLAARRGPLRRPRVPVVIHEANARAGLANRVGARRAQRVLSAVSDSGLRHAEVVGVPVRGSITALDRTALRQEARAHYGFDDDALVLLVFGGSQGAVSLNNAVAAAANDLAAAGVSVLHAHGPKNTIELPQGGPRDVPGAPKYVALPYLDRMDLAYAAADIAVCRSGAMTVAEVSAVGLPAIYVPLPIGNGEQRLNALPVVDAGGGVIVADRDLTPETLAHMVIEIASDSGKLAEMTSAAALSGHPDAARQVAQVALDVARQQRSQGRSASR; encoded by the coding sequence GTGAGTGACGAACTTCGGCCGCTTTCGGTGGTACTGGCCGGCGGCGGTACCGCGGGACACGTCGAACCCGCCATGGCGGTTGCCGACGCTCTGCGTGAGATCGACCCGTCGGTGCGGATCACCGCATTGGGTACCGAGCGTGGCCTGGAGACGCGGCTGGTGCCCGACCGTGGGTACGACCTAGAACTGATCGTGCCGGTGCCGCTCCCGCGCCGCCTCACCGGCGACCTCGTGCGGCTGCCGTTGCGGGTGCGCCGGGCAGTGCGGCAGACCCGGGCGGTGTTCGACAACGTCGGAGCGGACGTGGTCATCGGTTTCGGGGGTTACGTGGCGCTGCCCGCCTATCTGGCGGCCCGCCGAGGACCGCTGCGCCGTCCTCGTGTTCCGGTGGTTATTCACGAGGCCAACGCACGTGCCGGCCTTGCCAATCGGGTCGGGGCGCGCCGCGCGCAGCGCGTGCTGTCGGCCGTCTCGGATTCGGGGCTGCGCCATGCCGAGGTGGTCGGGGTGCCGGTTCGTGGATCGATCACGGCGCTGGATCGCACCGCATTGCGGCAGGAGGCGCGCGCTCACTACGGATTCGACGACGATGCTCTCGTGCTCTTGGTATTCGGCGGGTCCCAGGGCGCGGTGTCCCTGAACAATGCCGTCGCGGCCGCAGCCAATGACCTTGCCGCTGCCGGGGTTTCGGTGCTGCATGCACACGGGCCGAAGAATACGATCGAGCTGCCACAGGGCGGTCCGCGGGATGTTCCGGGTGCCCCCAAATATGTGGCCCTGCCATACCTGGACCGCATGGACCTGGCCTACGCCGCGGCCGATATTGCCGTGTGCCGATCTGGCGCGATGACCGTCGCCGAGGTCTCGGCGGTTGGGTTGCCCGCCATCTACGTGCCCCTGCCCATCGGCAACGGCGAACAGCGGCTCAACGCGCTGCCGGTCGTCGACGCCGGAGGCGGTGTGATCGTCGCCGACCGTGACCTCACTCCGGAGACATTGGCACACATGGTGATCGAAATCGCCTCCGATTCCGGCAAGCTTGCCGAGATGACGTCGGCCGCCGCGCTGTCGGGACATCCGGACGCCGCACGGCAGGTGGCTCAGGTGGCGCTCGATGTCGCACGACAGCAGCGATCTCAGGGACGGAGTGCATCGCGATGA
- the murC gene encoding UDP-N-acetylmuramate--L-alanine ligase — translation MNIGPLPEHLRRVHMVGIGGAGMSGIARILLDRGAQVSGSDAKESRGVLALRTRGALVNIGHDGDALDLLPGGPTVVVTTHAAIPKTNPELVEAHRRGIPVLLRPVVLADLMAGYRTLMVTGTHGKTSTTSMLIVALQHCGYDPSFAVGGELNEAGTNAHHGSGDVFVAEADESDGSLLQYRPDLIVVTNIEADHLDHFGSVEAYTAVFDEFTETLGPEGVLVVCLDDPGSAALARRAHERGLRVRGYGSAEQADAAGVPVAGWLRDWQFKDTGAFAQIQLAGEKTSRTMRLSVPGRHMALNALAAVVAAAEIGASVEDVLDGLAGFEGVRRRFELVGQVESVRVFDDYAHHPTEVRTVLQAVSGIVAQQGFGRSVVVFQPHLYSRTASFATEFAEALSVADLVFVLDVYGAREAPLPGVSGALIVEQISGVPVHYLPDLSTVAAHVAAATAPGDLVITMGAGDVTLQGKEIVRALRARANDWPPPRNGQ, via the coding sequence ATGAACATCGGCCCACTCCCGGAGCATCTGCGCCGCGTGCACATGGTCGGCATCGGCGGTGCCGGAATGTCAGGTATCGCCAGGATCCTGCTGGACAGGGGAGCGCAGGTATCGGGCTCCGATGCCAAGGAATCTCGTGGCGTGCTCGCACTGCGTACCCGCGGTGCCCTGGTCAATATCGGCCACGACGGCGACGCCTTGGATCTGCTGCCGGGCGGTCCCACCGTGGTGGTCACCACCCACGCGGCCATTCCCAAGACGAATCCTGAACTGGTGGAAGCTCATCGGCGTGGAATACCGGTCCTGCTGCGCCCGGTTGTGCTCGCGGACCTGATGGCCGGATACCGCACCCTCATGGTGACCGGAACGCATGGCAAGACCAGCACCACCTCCATGCTCATTGTGGCGCTGCAGCATTGCGGATACGACCCATCGTTCGCGGTCGGCGGTGAACTCAACGAGGCCGGCACCAACGCCCACCACGGCAGTGGGGACGTGTTCGTGGCCGAGGCCGACGAAAGTGATGGTTCGCTGCTGCAGTACCGGCCGGATCTCATCGTCGTGACCAACATCGAGGCGGACCATCTCGATCACTTCGGCAGCGTCGAGGCCTATACCGCAGTATTCGACGAATTCACCGAAACTTTAGGCCCCGAAGGGGTCTTGGTGGTGTGCCTGGATGATCCGGGGTCCGCGGCGTTGGCACGCCGGGCCCACGAGCGCGGCCTACGAGTACGCGGCTACGGCAGCGCCGAACAGGCCGACGCCGCGGGTGTCCCGGTGGCCGGGTGGCTGCGTGATTGGCAGTTCAAGGACACCGGAGCGTTCGCACAGATCCAGCTGGCGGGCGAGAAGACCTCGCGCACCATGCGACTGTCGGTGCCGGGTCGGCACATGGCCCTGAACGCGCTGGCCGCTGTGGTGGCGGCCGCCGAGATCGGGGCCTCTGTCGAGGATGTGCTCGATGGGCTGGCCGGATTTGAAGGTGTGCGCCGCCGATTCGAATTGGTCGGTCAAGTCGAGAGCGTCCGGGTCTTTGATGACTATGCGCACCATCCCACCGAGGTCCGCACGGTGCTGCAGGCGGTTTCCGGAATCGTCGCGCAACAGGGTTTTGGCCGCTCCGTTGTCGTCTTTCAGCCCCACTTGTACTCCCGCACAGCATCTTTCGCAACAGAGTTCGCCGAGGCGCTCAGCGTGGCCGATCTGGTGTTCGTGCTCGATGTCTACGGGGCGCGCGAAGCACCGCTGCCGGGTGTCAGCGGTGCGTTGATCGTCGAGCAGATCTCTGGGGTGCCGGTGCATTACCTGCCCGATCTGTCGACGGTGGCTGCGCATGTCGCCGCGGCCACGGCGCCGGGGGACCTGGTGATCACGATGGGTGCGGGCGATGTCACGCTGCAGGGCAAGGAGATCGTGCGCGCGTTGCGTGCGCGTGCCAATGACTGGCCGCCCCCGAGGAACGGTCAATGA
- a CDS encoding cell division protein FtsQ/DivIB: MSEPDKTSEEAAESAPVSDEVGDSAAEAIDEDASAEQADADESAEGPRMRARRERMERRDAQRRAIALEQARREAKAAAKGKQVDQGKSAGRGKVQGLHTLLLAVLLTVIAVGLGAILYFTPLMSVRQTVVTGTGVVTQEDVLRELNITKGTRLLQIDTAAAADRVASIRRVASARVQCEYPSTLRVTIVERVPVAAWAGGDGTHLIDRDGVDFANEPPPPGIPVLDVVAPGPQDPTTKAALQVLTSLAPDLARQVAKIAAPSVSSITLTLDDGRTIVWGTTDRTAEKAEKLGALLTQPGRMYDVSSPDLPTVK; this comes from the coding sequence ATGAGCGAGCCGGACAAGACTTCCGAGGAGGCAGCGGAGTCGGCTCCGGTGTCTGACGAGGTCGGGGATTCCGCTGCCGAGGCGATCGACGAGGATGCCAGTGCCGAGCAGGCGGACGCCGACGAGTCCGCCGAGGGGCCGCGGATGCGGGCCAGGCGCGAGCGGATGGAGCGCCGCGACGCACAGCGGCGCGCCATCGCCCTGGAACAGGCGCGGCGTGAGGCGAAGGCGGCCGCCAAGGGCAAGCAGGTAGATCAGGGCAAGAGCGCGGGACGCGGGAAGGTTCAGGGTTTACACACCCTGCTGCTCGCGGTGCTGCTCACTGTGATCGCGGTGGGGCTGGGGGCGATTCTGTACTTCACGCCCCTGATGTCCGTGCGCCAGACCGTGGTGACCGGCACCGGGGTGGTCACCCAAGAGGACGTCCTTCGGGAACTGAACATCACCAAGGGCACGCGGCTGCTGCAGATCGATACCGCCGCCGCCGCGGACCGGGTGGCCAGCATCCGCCGGGTGGCCAGCGCGCGTGTGCAATGCGAGTACCCGTCCACCTTGCGCGTCACCATCGTCGAACGGGTCCCGGTCGCGGCGTGGGCGGGCGGCGACGGGACGCACCTCATCGACCGCGACGGGGTGGACTTCGCCAACGAACCGCCGCCGCCGGGCATTCCGGTGCTGGACGTGGTGGCTCCAGGCCCGCAGGACCCGACGACCAAGGCGGCACTGCAGGTTCTCACCTCGCTGGCACCCGACCTGGCGCGACAGGTCGCCAAGATCGCTGCGCCGTCGGTGTCGTCGATCACGCTCACTCTCGACGACGGTCGCACCATCGTCTGGGGGACCACCGACCGCACCGCGGAGAAGGCGGAAAAGCTGGGGGCCCTGCTTACCCAGCCCGGTCGCATGTACGACGTGTCCAGCCCGGACCTGCCCACGGTCAAGTAG